Genomic window (Equus asinus isolate D_3611 breed Donkey chromosome 13, EquAss-T2T_v2, whole genome shotgun sequence):
ATCCGGCATCGGAAACTGGACACCATGCCTGTGCCACGTTAGTGCTGTGTTAGCACTTGGATGCCGGGCATGCTGGTGCGCTGGAGAGAAGCCCTCCTTATTTTTAACACCCTAGCCTAGTCAGATGGTCTCTGGCTTCTCCCAAAGAAAATCCAGGCCCAGAGGTACAAGTTGGAATTCAGAACCTCTAAGGCTTGTTGGTGAAAGGGACCCGTTCCCCATCACCCCCACAAAAGTCCTAGACATACCCAGGGGAcaagctttcttttctcctttggggTCATGGGGCCCCAGAGCTGTGGTCAGGAATGCAAGCAACTTCTATGCACAGTGCAAGGAAAAAGCAagttttcaaagaacttttaTTTCAAACCACAGTCAGATTCTACTCAGTTAAAAATGCTTCCCTGGCCTCCTGGAAGCCAAGGAGGGGATGTTCAGGTCACCAGAAAGGGTGTATCGTGTCaccaaggaggagagaggggcacaCCCAGAACTGGTGAATGAGCACAGGGTGTCCTTGTAAGGAGTCCCTGTGAGGCTAAAAGAGGACAAGTGGAGCCAGCTTACCAAATAAAACCGGCACAGTGAGGACAACATGGGGCTCCAGTGGCAGGTCAGGCCTCTGCACACATCTGCGCACCtgctggccctgcctccctcccatcgCGGGCAGGTCTGGGTCTTGTCCACTTGCTGGATTCTGGAGGAGCCTGTCGCAGCTCAGAGAGGAGCTCAGAAAGGGGAAAGCAGCTGTGGCTGTCGTGGGGTCGTGGGAACAGGGGGGAGGTAAAGCTCCCACCTCCTTTCTAGAATCTTCTGAGCTGGGCTCGGCTTCCTGAGGGTAAAACCCCCAGAGTCgctggggcagcaggagggctAGTGCTCCGGCTCGGCGTCCATGCAGGACTCCCAGGGGTGCTGGGGCATTCGCGGCAGGGAGAAGAGCAGCAGGGCCAGGCCGCCGAGGAAGAGGAGGACAAAGGCGGCGCAGGCGCAGGCGAAGGACCAGGAGTAATAGTACTCGATCCAGACGGTGTCCTCGCTGTCGATCATGCGCTTCACCGACTGGCGCATGACCTCCACCGAGACGAAGATGCAGAGCCCTGAGGGCAGAGGGGACTCTCAGGGCCGGGGGTCCTGCTGCACGGAGGGAGGGGgacggggtggggcgggggaccTGGCCAAACTGCCCCGAGGCTGAGGTAACTGGGAACCTGCAAAAGCGAGCCCTCTGCCTGCCACGGCACAATGCGCGCATCCCCAGAAGGTTACCCgtggttctttccttttgttagaattttttttttaattaatttacatttttgttagtaATTAGTATTGCTCTTAGTGGCTTGGGGATTAAGCCTTTGtgaaaaatggacaaattgcCAAGATCTCGCGCCCCTCCACCCCTGGAGGTGCTGCGGCCTTGCCCAGGTTTGCCCCCCGGGGGGAGCCCAGGAATTTCCCCGTAGCCCAGACCCCGGGAAGGCAGAGAAGGGGGCGGCCGCGCCCCGCTGCCTGGGCAGGGGCCCCCGTCCTACCTGCAAAGGCGTAGAACATGGACGCCGGCCTCAGCAGGTAATCCCGCTTCTTCCTGAAGGACAGGAGCGCGCAGACGCTCCCCATGATGACGAAGCCGAGGCTGAAGATGGCGATGGCAGCCGCCGAGATGCTGTACTCTACGACACGCAAAGGGGCGCAGGTGGCACCCCGGCGCCTCAGAATGGCCTCGTCCCCTGGACCTTTGGTCACCGCTGGTTGTGCCTCCAACCAGGCGAGTGACACTGCCACATACTATTATTCCCACTTCACATATGAGAAAACAGAGGGCCCCAGAGATTGAATCTCTCACTCAAAGTCCTACAGTGGGTACCGGGCGGGGCCAGGATGGTAACATGATCCAATTCCAACTCCCAGGGCTTCTGGGGCACCAACTGAACTTCTTCCCCCAGGGGCAGGGCCTcggaaggaggcaggaaggcctGTGGCTGGCGGCCTTTCTGGGGCAGAAACCTTCGCTTGAGTGACAGGGTGGAAGGCTGCACTCGGCCTGGGGATGGTCTGTCCTGGGACTGGCAGGCAGCCTCCGGAAGGAGGACAGAGCGTGGCTTGTTACAGAGCAAGATGTGTGTGAGGGTCTGTGTGTGCACCCGCACGTGCAGCATAGGTGTAAAGATGCCTCAGTGTGTGTTAGTGTGTGCACAGGCGGTAAGGATCcatcagagtgtgtgtgtgtctgtgtgtctgtgcacagGCAGATTCGGGCGTGGACTCACAACGCTGGGCATGTACTGAGCTCCTTGGTTCCCAAAAGGCCCCAGGGCCCTTGTGTGTGCTCCGGGCCGCTCCCGCGTACCCCCATGTCCCTGCTCTCCTGATTCTCGGGGAGTGATTTGCGGGCGAGGGGGGGAATCAGACAGTTCCCCCCAGACTCTGACCACCAGCCCTGGGAACCATCATGGGGATTTCGAGCTCCTGTTCCATTTTCGCGGCTCCTGCCCCAGCAGTTTGCCTTGTGCTCTGGGGAAGAATGCATTCTTTCTGCAGTTTGGGAGCCTGCAAACCAGGGGCCATCTCTTTTGCAAACTCTCCCAAGCCCCAGAGTGGAAGTCCAGGATGCCTGGTGAGGGAGCGCTGTTGCTGCAGGAACACAGAGGGGTTTTTGTGCCAAGTGATTTTCTGGCTCAGCAGTGTGTGCCGGAAGTCACTTCTcgccctcccccttcccaccaCGGGCTCACCTTTCTGAGTGGT
Coding sequences:
- the CACNG1 gene encoding voltage-dependent calcium channel gamma-1 subunit, producing MSQTKALKVRLTLFCILVGIVLAMVAVVTDYWAVLSPHMEHHNATCDAAHFGLWRICTKRIVMSDNKDKSCGPITLPGEKNCSYFRHFNPGESSEIFEVTTQKEYSISAAAIAIFSLGFVIMGSVCALLSFRKKRDYLLRPASMFYAFAGLCIFVSVEVMRQSVKRMIDSEDTVWIEYYYSWSFACACAAFVLLFLGGLALLLFSLPRMPQHPWESCMDAEPEH